DNA sequence from the Hoylesella buccalis ATCC 35310 genome:
CTTTGCGGCACGGCGATAATGCTCACAGTCTTGTTTCTCATCAACCGTCATATACAGGGAGAAAGCATCTCTTTCATTTTGGCAGCATGGGTACTCGGCAGTCTGCTGGTCTTGAAAACCATATCCAATGCCATTGCCGATATGAGTAAGCATTTTGCCGGATTTGATCTTGTGGAACGTATCCGCGAGAAAATCATATTGAAACTGAAAATGTTTTCACTCGGTTTCTATACCAATGAGCGTCTGGGAGAGATAAGTACAGTCATTCACAAAGACGTCGATAATATGGAGATGGTTGTGGGTCATCTTTGGACGCGAATGTCCGCCGACTTCATTGTAGCTCTGATACTCGGCGTCGGGCTGTTCTGTGTGGACTGGCGCATGGGATTGACGATGGTTGCCATTCTTCCCATTGCCCTATTTTCTCTGTATCGGGGCATTCGTTCGGGAATGAAAGCACAGGAGGAGGCACAGGATAATCTGGCGGATATGGTCAGTCTCTTCGTGGAATATGTCAAGGGCATACCCGTGCTGAAAGTGTTTGGTGGAAAAGGAATGTTCCGTGACAGACTCGACCACTCTGTCAGTGAATTTGGAGAAAGCAGTAAGAATATTTCCCGTTTGGCTGCTGTAAGTGTGGGTAGATACACTTTTTTGATAGAATTGGCTTTCGCTCTGATGGCTACAATCGGTCTTTGGTGGACACAGCAAGGTGAACTTTCTCTTTTCGCTTATCTGATGTTCGTCATCGTCTCAAAAGAATTCTACAAGCCTTTTGTCAATATGGAAAGTCATTGGCTGAATTACATCAAGGTAAAGGACAGCTACGGACGCATTTCCCATTTGTTGAATGCCCCTGTTATCACCAATCCTGAACAGCCGAAAACAGCAACCCATTTCAATCTTTCCTTTGACAAAGTTGGTTTCCATTATGAGAAGGAAGGTTTTGAGATGAAAGATCTCACGTTCCATGTTCCCGAAGGAACGGTAACGGCACTTGTTGGCTCGTCAGGTTCTGGTAAAACAACCATTACCAACCTGTTACTCCGTTTCTGGGAACCGCAGACCGGCAGTATTCGTATCGGTGGTATAGACATTCGAGAAATGGACTATGATTATCTACTCGGTAAAATCAGTGTAGTGATGCAGAATGTTATTCTCTTTTCAGATACCATTGCCAATAATATCAAAGTGGGCAACCGCAATGCTACGCAGGAAGAAATCGAGGAAGCTGCACGACGGGCGATGATACACGATTTTATCGTCAGTCTGCCGGAAGGTTATGAAACAAAAATCGGAGAAAACGGTTTGGGACTATCTGGAGGGCAGAAACAAAGGCTTTCAATCGCCCGTGCGTTCCTAAAAGATGCTCCCATCATTCTTTTGGACGAGATAACGAGCAATGTCGATCCTGTCAATGAATATAAGATACAACAGGCGATGTCCGCCCTTATCCGAAATCGTACAGTTTTGGTCATAGCCCATCACCTGCAAACCATTCGCAATGCTAATCAGATTATCGTGATGGACAAGGGACGCATTGTAGAGAACGGGACGCATTCAGAACTTGCAGCAAAAGACGGAATGTACTGCAAACTATTGTCGATGCAATAATTTAATCAATAAAAAATATGGAGGTATGGTGTTGAGTCATACCTCTTTTTTTGCCACTTTCATCCATATCAATGCCACAAGTACGCAGTTATTTCCAACTGCTAATATGCACAGTTTCTTTGATTTACCTTTGTTCATACACCGCTGTTGGTGTCATTAAATACATTGTAATATGGACGAAAAAATCAAAGACCAAGAAGTCCTTTTGGTGAAAGACCCCAAGGACGAGAATCTCAAAGCCGTCTCAGGGACGGACGAGAAAGGCGGACTGAAAACTGTACCGCCTACCGCCGAACATGAGCAGAGTTTCTTGAAGTTCGACAAGCACAGCAACGCCTTGGAGAATTTCCTCTCCAACTTCATGCGGCAGTTCAAGAACCCCACACAATTTCACTTCTTCAAAGTCCCCTTCGAGGGTGTTGTTGCCAGCGCACGGGTTCTCGCCGAGATGCTCAAAGCTCCGGATGTCCCCTCCAACAAGGAGATGCTGGACTCTGCCCGTGTGATTCCTTCGGACTATGCAGGAGAGCAGAAGCGGACCTTTCAGGAGATAGACCCCGAGAAGATTGACTGGGAGCAGTTCTCCAAGATGGGCGTGAGCCGTGAGAGCCTTGAAAAGGGCAAGGAGCTTGAAGCCATGCTAAAATACCGAAAATCACCCCACCTTGTCCCCATCAGCGTAAAAATCGGAGACGTAGCTCTCCATACGGACGCACGCCTTTCATTACGTGAGACAGAGGACGGCAGATTTATCCCCGTTGTCCACGCCATCCGCAAGGAGCCTCAGTTGGAGCGGGAGTTCTTCGGGCACACCTTCACCGACGAGGACAAGAATGCCCTGAGAGAAACGGGCAACCTCGGACGTACCGTGGAACTGACCTTTCCCAATAGCGATAAACCCACCCGCAGTTTCGTGAGTATCGACCGACTGACCAACGACATCATCGCTTTGAGTGCCGATAAAGTTCGTATCCCTGATGAAATCAAGGGCGTAAAACTGAGCGAAGAGCAGAAGAAGGATTTGTCGGAAGGCAAGAGCATCTATGTGGAGGGAATGACAGCCAAGACGGGAAAGAGTTTCAACGCCAACCTCCAGTTCAACGCCGACAAGCGGGCAATTGAATTTCGTTTCGGCTCACCCAAGCAAAGCCAAGGACAGCAGCAAGACAGCCGTAAAGCAGAAAATCAGGAGAAGCGGCAAGGAGTCCGCATACCCAAGAAGTTGTTGGGAAGGGAGGTCTCGCCGGAAGAGCAAGCCAAGCTCAAGGAAGGCGGAACGGTCTATATGGAAGGCTTGAAAGACAAGCAGGGACAGCCGTTCAACGCATACGTCCGTGCCAACTTTGAGAAGGACAAGTTCGATTTCTTCAAATGGAATCCCGACAAGCCCCAAGCCAAAGAAGTTGTTCCCGACAACGCCTCCAAGACACAGGTAGCCGTCAATTCCGAAGGCAAGACCAACGAAGCGACGAAGCATGTGAAAGAGCCTCTGAAAGAAGGACAGACACAGCCCACCGCCGAGCAGAAAGAAGAGAAGCAGGAACAGAAGCGTTCCAAGGGAATGAAAATGTAATCCGCCACCACTAACATCCAAAAGTAAAATCGTATGAAAGTCATCATAGCAGAAAAACCGAGCGTAGCCCGTGAGATAGCCCGCGTCGTTCGGGCAACAAACAGAAAAGAGGGCTATATAGAAGGCAGTAACTACACCGTCACATGGGCATTGGGACACCTGATAACGGCGGCCATGCCCGAAGCCTACGGCTTCAAAGGTTTTCACAAGGAGAACCTTCCGATTCTTCCTCCCGTCTTTACCCTTATTCCCCGCCAAGTCAAGAGCGGTAAAGGCTACAAGGCAGACCCGAGTGTCGTTGCCCAGCTCAAAGTCATTGAAAAACTCTTCAAAGCGGCAGAGAGCATCATCGTAGCCACCGACGCAGGACGTGAGGGTGAGTTAATATTCAGATTCATCTACGAGTATCTTGGCATCGCCAAGCCTTTTGAGCGACTCTGGATCAGTTCGCTCACGGACAAAGCCATTCGGGAAGGACTTGCCCATCTCAAAAGCGGAGCCGAGTACGACAATCTTTACTATGCCGCCCGAGCACGCAGCGAAGCCGACTGGCTCGTGGGCATCAATGCCACCCAAGCCGTTTCCATAGCGGCAGGTTATGGCACCTACTCGTTAGGCAGGGTACAGACTCCGACGCTCTGCATGGTCTGCTCCCGCTTCTGGGAAAATAAAAAGTTTACGCCACAACCGTTTTGGCAGCTAAGCCTTTCCGTAAAGGACGGCGATGAAAACTTCCGTTTCTCTAATCCCGAACGTTGCTTCAACAAGGAAGAAGCCACCGCCTTGTATGAGAAGATCAAAGCCGCCTCTCACATCACAATAGAAACGATAGTCCGCAAGGAGGCGAAGCAGGAACCGCCTCTTTTGTACGACCTGACCACCTTGCAGAAGGAAGCCAACAGCCGACACCGTTATTCGGCAGAACAGACCCTCACGCTGGCACAGAAACTTTATGAAAGAGGATACATTACCTATCCGCGCACCGGAAGTCGTTATATCTCGGAGGATGTCTTCGAGGAAATCCCCGCATTGATTGCCTTCCTGCACGACCATCCCGTATGGGGTATCCATACCCGTAACCTTTTCGTCCTCAATGCCCGGTCGGTAAACGGGAAGAAAGTGACCGACCACCACGCCCTGCTCATCACGGGCAAAAAGCCGATAGATGTATTCGGAGAGGAAGCGGTCATCTACAATATGATTGCGGGGCGTATGCTGGAAGCCTTCTCCCCTCGGTGTGAAAAAGACGTTACCACCGTAACCGCCTTGTGCGAAGGTGTAAAGTTCACGCTCAAAGGAGAAATCATCAGGCAGGAAGGCTGGCGTAGCATCCTTAAAAACGAGAAAGGCAAAGACAAGGAACAGCTCGAAGCCGAAGAGCGAGAAAGCCGTGAGAATGGCGAAGGAGTCCTCATTCCGGAATGGAACGAAGGCATGCAACTTGCCATTTCCGCCTGTTCGTTGGCACAAGGGACAACCAAGCCCAAACCGCTACACACGGAAAGTTCCTTACTTTCTGCAATGGAGACGGCAGGCAAGGAGTTGGAAGACGAGGAACTGCGTGTCTGTCTGAAAGATTGCGGCATCGGCACTCCTGCCACCCGTGCCGCCATCATCGAAACGCTCTTTACCCGCGAGTATATGGTACGTAAGGAGAAGTCGCTCGTGCCTACCGAAAAAGGACTTGTCCTCTATTCCATCGTCAAGGAAATGAAAATCGGCAATGCCGAGATGACCGGGCAGTGGGAGGCAGACTTGGCGAAGATAGAACGTGGAGAGATGAAGGAAAAAGATTTCCGCAAGGACATCGAGTCTTATGCCACGCAGATTACCGACGAACTGCTCTCGTCCAAAATCCTCTTCCCTCAAAGGCGAAGCGACATCCATTGCCCCAAGTGCGGTAAGGGTACGATGGTATTTCATTCCAAATGTGCCAAATGTTCGGATGCCGATTGCGGATGGACGCTTTTCCGCACCGTTGCGGGCAAAAGCCTTACGGACGAACAGCTGACCCAGTTAGCTGTAAATGGGGAAACCGGCATCATCAAGGGCTTTACCTCCAAGGCAGGCAAGCGGTTCGAGGCTTCGCTCTCGTTAGACGGGGACTTCAAAACGGTTTTTGTCTTCCCCGAACGCAAGAAAACGGGCAAATCCCGAAGATAAATCCCCGTAAATTGCTAATTTTGCCACTGAATGATGCGGTCATAACAATCTTATTGTTTTACTGCGGATTTTAGTGGTGGCACTCGGCGGGGACGTCGAGTGCCTTTGCATTATAGGGTTATGCCTCAAAAAAGTATTCTTTAGAGAAGTTTTTTTTCAGAGCCGATAAACGGTCGTTCAAAAGATGTCGAGTAATCTCCGAAAAGATACCGAGTAATAACAGAAAAGATACCGAGCAACC
Encoded proteins:
- a CDS encoding ABC transporter ATP-binding protein; translation: MVRNILNELTARGVRHLIISALFFVVYALCGTAIMLTVLFLINRHIQGESISFILAAWVLGSLLVLKTISNAIADMSKHFAGFDLVERIREKIILKLKMFSLGFYTNERLGEISTVIHKDVDNMEMVVGHLWTRMSADFIVALILGVGLFCVDWRMGLTMVAILPIALFSLYRGIRSGMKAQEEAQDNLADMVSLFVEYVKGIPVLKVFGGKGMFRDRLDHSVSEFGESSKNISRLAAVSVGRYTFLIELAFALMATIGLWWTQQGELSLFAYLMFVIVSKEFYKPFVNMESHWLNYIKVKDSYGRISHLLNAPVITNPEQPKTATHFNLSFDKVGFHYEKEGFEMKDLTFHVPEGTVTALVGSSGSGKTTITNLLLRFWEPQTGSIRIGGIDIREMDYDYLLGKISVVMQNVILFSDTIANNIKVGNRNATQEEIEEAARRAMIHDFIVSLPEGYETKIGENGLGLSGGQKQRLSIARAFLKDAPIILLDEITSNVDPVNEYKIQQAMSALIRNRTVLVIAHHLQTIRNANQIIVMDKGRIVENGTHSELAAKDGMYCKLLSMQ
- a CDS encoding DUF3945 domain-containing protein, which produces MDEKIKDQEVLLVKDPKDENLKAVSGTDEKGGLKTVPPTAEHEQSFLKFDKHSNALENFLSNFMRQFKNPTQFHFFKVPFEGVVASARVLAEMLKAPDVPSNKEMLDSARVIPSDYAGEQKRTFQEIDPEKIDWEQFSKMGVSRESLEKGKELEAMLKYRKSPHLVPISVKIGDVALHTDARLSLRETEDGRFIPVVHAIRKEPQLEREFFGHTFTDEDKNALRETGNLGRTVELTFPNSDKPTRSFVSIDRLTNDIIALSADKVRIPDEIKGVKLSEEQKKDLSEGKSIYVEGMTAKTGKSFNANLQFNADKRAIEFRFGSPKQSQGQQQDSRKAENQEKRQGVRIPKKLLGREVSPEEQAKLKEGGTVYMEGLKDKQGQPFNAYVRANFEKDKFDFFKWNPDKPQAKEVVPDNASKTQVAVNSEGKTNEATKHVKEPLKEGQTQPTAEQKEEKQEQKRSKGMKM
- a CDS encoding type IA DNA topoisomerase, producing MKVIIAEKPSVAREIARVVRATNRKEGYIEGSNYTVTWALGHLITAAMPEAYGFKGFHKENLPILPPVFTLIPRQVKSGKGYKADPSVVAQLKVIEKLFKAAESIIVATDAGREGELIFRFIYEYLGIAKPFERLWISSLTDKAIREGLAHLKSGAEYDNLYYAARARSEADWLVGINATQAVSIAAGYGTYSLGRVQTPTLCMVCSRFWENKKFTPQPFWQLSLSVKDGDENFRFSNPERCFNKEEATALYEKIKAASHITIETIVRKEAKQEPPLLYDLTTLQKEANSRHRYSAEQTLTLAQKLYERGYITYPRTGSRYISEDVFEEIPALIAFLHDHPVWGIHTRNLFVLNARSVNGKKVTDHHALLITGKKPIDVFGEEAVIYNMIAGRMLEAFSPRCEKDVTTVTALCEGVKFTLKGEIIRQEGWRSILKNEKGKDKEQLEAEERESRENGEGVLIPEWNEGMQLAISACSLAQGTTKPKPLHTESSLLSAMETAGKELEDEELRVCLKDCGIGTPATRAAIIETLFTREYMVRKEKSLVPTEKGLVLYSIVKEMKIGNAEMTGQWEADLAKIERGEMKEKDFRKDIESYATQITDELLSSKILFPQRRSDIHCPKCGKGTMVFHSKCAKCSDADCGWTLFRTVAGKSLTDEQLTQLAVNGETGIIKGFTSKAGKRFEASLSLDGDFKTVFVFPERKKTGKSRR